The window TGAATCTGCAGTGAGTTTCTACCAAAAATACCAGGTTGTGACTTGTAAATTACCAatggaaaggagagagattagTTTGAGCAGACTGCATATTTCaaaatcttgaaaaaaaaatcaagctttCAAGCTCTCGATTTCCTGTCTCTCCACTTTATAACAACTTGAATTTGCACGTCAGAATTAAGAGCAGCTCTTGATGAGAGCTAAATGATCTTCTGGTGATTTAGCCTCTTAGGTAGTAGTGTAAAACAACGAAAATCATCATTCTGTACATTTCTTTCCCACAGTGTCAAATTGGACTTTTTGTAATACAGTAAACCATCCAGTACAGGATTACATATCTATATTGAACCTGAAATTCTCCATCTTTTCTATAAAAACACGATGGTGACTTTGACTCCTCCAGGAAAACCACAGCATATGCTTTTGATTTTGGAATGGAGCAGACAGACATTCAGATAAATTTATTGAAGAGTACTACCAACTGTGACTGTTTGGTGAGTCTTCCTGCAGCAAAACTTGATGTTTCAGTGTAAGTAGCAAACAGTATTACTTATGCACTTATTTCTTTtacacatataaaaaaaaagatctaagGGAAGTCCATAATACTTGCGCGAAAATGACGGAATGCAATCCCTGAGAAATTCAGATGTCCTGTATCCGATGAATTATTTCAGGATCCCATTGTCCGCTGCTGTAACTGGATGGAACAACAGATATCTCTTGCCTTCCTTGCCACTCTTCACCAGGCCTTAATGTAATTGGCTTCTCAGCATTTGCAGCCCCTACACATAGCATGCATTTGTACTCTTCCTCCCCAAAATCCAGTATCGTTTTTGCTTTCCTGTCCCATGGGTTCCAAACAACtgcataaaaaaaagtatactgACGAGACATATATATACAGAAGGCCCCTTGTGGGTGGCTTCTTTGTTGACCCGGcaaatacacacacacacacacacacacacataaaaGTAAGCAAAACAAAAGGACCAGAACAACCGTGCTGTGTAATCCAGAAATTAGCATCTTACCAACATCAGGAAGTCCCTCTTTCCTTAACTCAAAAGTTCTCTTCTTGTCATGGTCAATGATCACAATCTTGGGTGGAGCACTCAAATATACCTTCTCCGCCTTAGCAATCAAAGCATTAACAAGAAACACAATCTTACTGCAATGGCTGCAAAATATGAAACTTGCAAATGAATTATGAAGCTTACTTCAGATTCGAATACAACGGCATCTCCTTGTTCAGTACAACGTTTTCCACATTGCAGGTTGTCAATGTAGTCCAAGGTCTCCAAACCCTCAACCCGTACTTCACTGGAATGTGAAAACAATTTTTATGGAGGAAAAATACAATGTAGAAGCCAAGTACCCATATAGTACATCATTCATTCTGTACATTTGAATAATATTTGGAGTGATAAAATCCAAAAGAGGTCCGAACATAACTTTTGTCAACAAAAATCAGCACGACTTAGTATAGAAGTGCATATCCTATGAGCTATATGCCTCAGTCAAAGAATGTAAGAAATGCCTAATTTTACATATAAACATAATACAAGCAAATTACCACGACAAAATGTACCTGATGTCAGAGACTGAAAAATATGTGTTATATGAAAATCCAAATTTGAATGGCTTCCCATCTGCATTGGTATTTTTTATTCGAGATGTGAGCATCAGATCTCCTGTAGGGCTAAGAGCAACTCGCAGCCTAAACTCAAAACTGAAATATATGGATAATCAACTTCATCAATTTAGCAGGAGCCAAAGGATATATCAATTCAAAAATGGAACATTCTAATCTACCAATGCCATAGCAAATAATGTTAAGGATTTACTAGAGGACACCTATGCGGCCAGATCTTCAAATCTTCTGGGGACTGCTTGAGTATCAAGTCAATATGACAGTTTGAAGTGGTAGctggaaaaggagggggagttTCATCAACACTCCATAATCGGTTCCTTGCAAATCCATGTTGTTCAAGAACTCCATGGTTCCCAAACTGCATGATGGATCGTCCATTTTGGGTATTACAGGGGAGACAAAATTCTTGAAAAACATAACTGGACTATGAATGAACAGTCCCAGGGTCATACTTGAGGAAAGCAAATTTGTATGCCCCCACGAATAGCCTTTGGTGGTTTGAAATAAGCCTGCcaagaaatttaaaaaatgtGGAATTATTGGGTAATTGTAAATGGCTTAAGTGTCAATTCATGTAATTGGAAGATAAAACGTTTGACACTCATAACATATCTCATTTTCCTGAAAAACTAAAAACGACCAAAAAAAAGAATGGTAAAACAACCACTTATCTAAGAAAAGGAAGCCTTGCTGCCAAATCTGTAGAGTGCATAAATGTAAAAATGCATTCGATATATAGGCCTGCAAGGCAGAAATAATGCCCTTACTGAACATTAAAAGATCTGAATACCTTTCTACTAACAAAGAGCAGTTGTTCTCGATATTCATTTTCCCAAAAGATCACTTGGCCTCCGTACAGAAATACCTGAAAATAGTGAAAAATAACGTACTTGACCATttctgaggaaaaaaaaagataataaggAACCTGTAAGGTTATCTAATATAActgaaacaacaacaacaacaacaacaaaaaggtcataaaaaaacaaagcatGAGCAATGTGCAAACATGTCCAAGTGATTTTTGTTTGAACGAAAGGCAACTTGCCTTATTCATTAGAGCAATATTTACAACAAACATGTCCAAATGATTGGGTCTAAAACAGATGAGACATACCGTTGCCGAGAATACTTAAAATAATGGCAAAAGGCCAATCAAAACCACAGCTAACAATAGCATCATGGTGTCCACCCCCAATAAACAATTTATCCACATCTTAAAGAATGAAATCAAATGATACTAAATTAAGCGTAGATATGAACATCCACCTCCACAGACAAGCCAAAGGTCAAACACCAATTGGGCATTTGACCAAACCTGCTACCTTCCCTCGCATGATCGCAACAAACTAAACTACAGTAATACTCAAACATTTTCTCCACCACCAGAATCAACTCCATTAATTCCCACCAATTCCCCCTAACTAATTACATCTCAATTACAATAATTTTGTGGAGGATTGGCGACGAACAGATCGATCCAGTGCTAGAAATACTGCAACTGAAAGCTAGGGTTGAGGAGAGGGGGTCGACCTGGACGGAGCAGCCATGGGCCTCGCGCAGGACGAGCTTCTCCAGCCCAGTGGCGCCGTCCTTCACGACCTCCACGGACGACACCCCGCCGGCCATCGatcctagccgccgccgccgccgccggggaggaaaCGGAAACCGGCGGTGAACTCCGGTGGGGGAAAAATTGGAGGGAATTGAGGAGAAACGATGGGATTTGTCGCTCAAATTTATAGGCGCTGGCGAAacaaagagggaaaaaaaattgttccAGAGTTTGAATTGTTTCACGTCAAtttcatatataataaaattttcaaaaaaaaaaaatctgttgaAGTACTGATTCAAGGTTTGCCGCAGCTAACCCATACGTACATAAagaaaattataatatttttttgaaagcAGCAAAGTGCTTGCACGTATGTAGATTGATTCCAGGGTATTATTTAGGTTATTTTTTGGCTGGAAaattaagaagaagaagaatattTCTATGTGCTGCTGTTGATCAGAACAGGTCATGCGTTTTCATTATGTTGGTCTAATTTTCTGACCAGCTGTGAGCCATTGTAGActtttgtatttatttttttgcagCAAAGGAAAACAGAAACTTCAAACCTAAAAGAATAGCCAACTTGAAAAGGCTTTACTATCCTACCTGAGTTACACCCTGCAGCAGAGACAACCGATTCAATTCACCAAcaagagcatgtttttttttaaaaaaaaagaaaaaaaaactgtgttaagaaaaaagaagatgCGAAAACGAACGTTACTACTACTTTCAACGGAAATTGCGAGAGGCCTGTTGGGCTGTCTTGAAAATGGGCCAAGCTGTTGGTTTTGGGCCTTTCAGTTGGCTCTGTCACATAATGGAAATAAAGCCCAATAGTCTCAGGTTGTGTTGGAGAATTGAGGGGTTTCGTCTGTTGACCTAATTGTGTTGGAGAATTGAGGGGTTTCGACTGTTGACCTAATTATTAATCAAAGataaagtcaaaatttaaaattttaaacttaaatttgaagttaattttaagACAATTTTGACGCAGTTTTTTtatattggcttttaagtcgctaagaacacatatacaaaagttttacctatatattattttttattccctaataaacAACTTATATTAGATAATATGGGCAACCGATGAGGCTGtgagagaagggggaaaagaagattGATAAGATACGTAAAACCAAGTGAGCTATTAGTACATAATTAGTtgactatttattattttaaacttaaaaatatattaatataatttttaaagcaactttcctatagagaATTTTTTGCAACCAACGTACTGTCAAATAGTTCAGAAGGCGTGCGTGTTGAGAATGAGATATCTTTTCTCCCAACCCATTGGGAGAAAAACACAACCTCAATTTACTTTAGTTCAGAAGGCATGCGTGTTGAGAATGAGATATCTTTTCTCCCAACCCATTGGGAGAAAAACACAACCTCAATTTACTTATAGCATTCAAAAACAAAATGCTCCATCATTTGCTTGTTGGTTTATCTGACgcaatcaaaatttgaattttaaaacttagtTTCAGAGTTTACTTTAAGGTTTTTCATCGTAATTTATTTTCTAGCATTAGCTTTTAAACTTATAGGAACAAAAATATAACAGTTTTAATTAactatgaattatttttatttatccattcatttttttcatggtTTATTAGCCATAAAGCAAATAAGGAGAGTCAGAAAAAAATTGCTCATGGAGCAGGCTATTCCATGCAGGTTCTGAAGAAGAACTCTTCTGTCTATCACCTAGCTAGAATGCAGATGCATGCATCCATTTGCTACAgtattgacttctttttcatGTATAGCAGTAGTAACTGAAACCTTCGATCCAAACAAGCAAACGACCATGCATGTGTAAAACACCCtgacaccatatatatatatgtcacatcaGCATTGGGCCATATCCATGGTACCATGCCTACACATGCTACAATATATGTGTAACTGTTTTCTTTTTTCGATCAGCAAAAAGATGATTGCCTTTGAAAAGGGCTACAGCCACTGTTCATCTAGCAATATATTTATATCTACAAGTTGTGGATCGATCGTCAATTTCGACTCGAGTAAACTCTGAATTAATCTCTGAACAGTTCTGACGATGAACATATGCAGCCTATATACATAGCTAAGCGATTGGCTCTATATACATAGCTGGAGTAGTATAGCTTCCCAGCTGCTGCaattgattaaattgatttaattcGATCTGCCACTGCAAATCTGCAAAAGGGCTATCACCACTGTCCGATCGAATTCGTAGTAATAGATTGTGTCTAATTGATCAGTAATTAAGTTGCTATATTTCTAAACGGAggaaattaatatttatatatctaCAAGTCAATCGATCGATATCAATCGCCAATTTGGACTCGAGTAAGCTCTGAATTAATCTCTGAACAGTTCTGACGATGAACATTTGTATGCAGCCTAGCTCATATAGGCCTTGttagttccaaaaaaaaaaatttgcccAAACACGTCatatcaaatctttggacatatgcgtggagcattaaatattgataaaaaaattaattgcacagtttacatggaaatcgcgagacgaatcttttgaatcTAATTAGttcataattagccataagtacatatgctaataacggat of the Oryza sativa Japonica Group chromosome 2, ASM3414082v1 genome contains:
- the LOC4328481 gene encoding putative glucose-6-phosphate 1-epimerase, which codes for MAGGVSSVEVVKDGATGLEKLVLREAHGCSVQVFLYGGQVIFWENEYREQLLFVSRKAYFKPPKAIRGGIQICFPQFGNHGVLEQHGFARNRLWSVDETPPPFPATTSNCHIDLILKQSPEDLKIWPHSFEFRLRVALSPTGDLMLTSRIKNTNADGKPFKFGFSYNTYFSVSDISEVRVEGLETLDYIDNLQCGKRCTEQGDAVVFESEAEKVYLSAPPKIVIIDHDKKRTFELRKEGLPDVVVWNPWDRKAKTILDFGEEEYKCMLCVGAANAEKPITLRPGEEWQGRQEISVVPSSYSSGQWDPEIIHRIQDI